From Cydia strobilella chromosome 7, ilCydStro3.1, whole genome shotgun sequence, one genomic window encodes:
- the LOC134742719 gene encoding piercer of microtubule wall 1 protein isoform X1 has product MMSDHQGGQNEKSAPGFCSATCVDKVCLQRELQKPEPKTSDFFATCNLPKRFEHPHWFNGYGSQVSKQHPFYRTSASEYGWYAPGIHSVPSVFYPAGQTFTNLLAAAGMYRNYSLNTGMDPPSYT; this is encoded by the exons ATGATGAGCGATCACCAAGGGGGACAGAACGAGAAGTCGGCACCTGGATTTTGTTCAGCGACGTGCGTGGACAAAGTGTGCCTTCAGAGAGAGCTCCAGAAACCTGAGCCTAAAACATCGGATTTCTTTGCTACTTGCAACTTGCCAAAAAGATTCGAACATCCAC ACTGGTTCAATGGCTACGGCAGTCAAGTGAGTAAGCAACATCCGTTCTATCGGACGAGCGCCAGCGAATACGGATGGTATGCTCCAG GCATCCACTCCGTACCGTCAGTGTTCTACCCCGCGGGCCAGACTTTCACGAACCTGCTCGCTGCGGCCGGCATGTACCGCAACTACAGCCTGAACACCGGCATGGACCCTCCCAGCTACACTTAa
- the LOC134742719 gene encoding piercer of microtubule wall 1 protein isoform X2 — protein sequence MMSDHQGGQNEKSAPGFCSATCVDKVCLQRELQKPEPKTSDFFATCNLPKRFEHPHWFNGYGSQVSKQHPFYRTSASEYGWYAPGPHSVPLQYHPKIQSFTNNLAQFGMYRNYSLNTALDH from the exons ATGATGAGCGATCACCAAGGGGGACAGAACGAGAAGTCGGCACCTGGATTTTGTTCAGCGACGTGCGTGGACAAAGTGTGCCTTCAGAGAGAGCTCCAGAAACCTGAGCCTAAAACATCGGATTTCTTTGCTACTTGCAACTTGCCAAAAAGATTCGAACATCCAC ACTGGTTCAATGGCTACGGCAGTCAAGTGAGTAAGCAACATCCGTTCTATCGGACGAGCGCCAGCGAATACGGATGGTATGCTCCAG GACCCCACTCTGTACCCTTGCAGTATCACCCGAAGATACAATCGTTTACGAACAATCTGGCGCAGTTTGGGATGTACCGCAACTATTCGCTTAATACCGCCCTTGACCATTAA